Part of the Mastacembelus armatus chromosome 6, fMasArm1.2, whole genome shotgun sequence genome, tttttttcctgccacaGTTTGTCCACCAGTTGCATTTCTCAATGGTTCAAGAGCACATTTTACAGACATGTGAATTCCCAGTAAAACCTTCACTGTGGTTTAAAAGATATGGATAGTTTAAACCTGCAGCTCACACCGAGTCTGTATTTGGTTGTGTAATTGTCATGAATGCTGCACACCAGTTAATTGCCAAGGAAACATGAATTCAGAATTTATTAGCTTAACATTAACAAACGCATGTTTTCTGCCAGTTGTGGACTCTTGACAAATGTGTAAACTGAAATGATTGTTGTGTGATCGTTATGTTTGCCAAATCTGCATGATGTTAAATCACTTCTCAGTTATGTAATGCTTTTTCTAGATTGAAAATATCGCTAATTTTGTATAAATCCATGTGTggaatatatactgtataaactgacaatatttttttctttgtgttgctaGTTCTGATGTCTGGTGCCTGGTTTGATATGAGTAACACATTTGGCCTGCTAACTGAAATCCTGCTCTGGATTAGCGAtcactttgttaaaaaaaatgcataataaTGGCTTAGTACAATCTAGAGAAACTAAATAATGTTTTAACCTGAAAACATGTGTCATTGCTGAATGCAGTGACAAGTCCACTTGTTCATAGTAAATAATCATGAGTGCACTTTTCACCTGACCTGTGAATCACCTCTACTGCCTAACAAAGCAGATATGTAGTATACCAGTAATATTTAAATGACCTGGAGTCAgggtcacacagacacagaaggaCTGACTCAACAGTTGAGTTTTCTTGCTGGGACAGCCCTTAAAGGTCAGCTATTCAGATCAGTGACAAATTACAGGGAAAACAATCTTGGTAAAGTGTGAACTGCCAAAACAGTTTCAGTGCTCCTTGTTATACATCTGCAAGTCTGGGTGTTAGCATAAGCTTTACAAAATTTCAAAccattcattttaattagtCACGCAtctgtaaatcttttttttttctttcacacactTTTTCTCCACAGTCATTGTGGGATATTAAGGTTGCATGTTCATTGCCTTCTGTTTATCTGGGAAAAATATGTTGCAGAATTGTTTTTGTACTGTCCTGTAAATTATGCCACACTTATTTTATGTAGTGAGGCTTCCACTGCAAATGtaataaactataaaataagaacattgtttttctgtgggGGCATACAACAAAAGTATGGACAGAGATGTAAATTACACcttagttttatttaaaacggtgtgtgtatatgaaacATGAACTTGCTGTTGTACTGAAACACATGaatacagaaacatttacaaGGCTTAGATATTTAGTAGTGTTCTGGATGGACCACCATCTGTAAGTgctttaaatgtcattaaactCGATAAACCTTCATTTGTACATATTGAAATAGGATGGACATCAAACACAATGGTATGTCCAGGTGAAGAGGTAAGATCAAAACGTCCTGattaaaaacaatcacaatGTCTGTACAATTACCAAGCGAACAGGGAGAACTGTCCCAAACCTTTCCAGTGTCGCCTTTTACGAAATGTGCTGTGTCAGTTGCTCAGGCTAGATGATGCAGAGCtcttgctgtctgtctctgagtctgtctcctcactgctgctgcctctTGGAGCTTCTGGTCTTGACCTGGATATGGCCATCATACCTTGAGGTTCTGAAGCTCCTCTACCTTGGCAAAGTATCTGTCCGCTCACTGATGGAAGACTGCTTATCAGTGTAGGGATGTTCTGCACAGAGGGGAATAATTTCATTGTCAGCAATAGTGTTTTAAAACTGTTAATGTCTCACAAATTCCTCCACTGTCTTCGGATTGATTATCTGAGTTGTTTCCGCATTtagaaactttttttattttgataaaggCAGCATTTGTTTAACAACGAACCTAAAGAGAGACTTCCACAACCTGCAAGTGCAAGTACTAAATGCCTGGTATTTAAGAATCAACCCACCCCTGTTTCCTGACTCCTCATCAGCTCTTCTATCTCGTCGTTCCAGCCGAGCATCTCAGCAAACCTCCGGACAGTATCCTCCAGGTCACCCAGCTCCATGTGGTCTCCTCTCCGCAGTGGGACCTTCTCAAAGGGACCCACAGCATGTCGGTTCAAAAGGAGACGTGGTACAGTGGAGTGCACCGTATTCACCAGGCTGGCAAATGGCTCAATCTGAAACAATGtgtaaatggatggatggatagatagatagtagGGGTGGGTATCTGCCACAATTCAATTCGATTTCAATTCGGAAATATCCAggatatgatttaaaaaaaaaaaaaaaaagatgcatcgTTTCTATACTTGCTGCCTGTTAAAACCCCACTGCCCGTATTTGGGCCAGAAACTGTATTTCCAAAGATTGAATTAAGTCCGACAAAATCTATATCAGTTGAAAGTGGAAAACCTCATGACTGGATTATCACAGCGACAACAGTGCCTTACAGTGCCTTAATATTTAACTagagtgcaaacacagcaagaTGGTCATTTTTACCTATGCTAACCCTCACATAGACTGAGAcagcaaatgtttgtcatttctttCCTAAGAGTCCAGTGAACAAAATGCCTCCAAGTTTgtagtccaaaagacgtattatcctagagaaaaagccaaaaatgtccttcacttttcagtcctAAAAggttttaattcattaattgttCTCTGATTGTTTTCGCCATTTATTTAACGTTACCACAAACAGACGGTATATTTACATTCTGTAGACGCCTGTGGATAAAATGAGCCCACAACCAAGCTTGTGTGTCAGGTGTTACTACGAAAACCAATGGCAGTCATGACTCTcaggcaaataaaataaaaagtagtatataaatagtaaaaaatagtaatagtaaataaaaatagtaTTTTATATGTCTCCGGCTCATACACCGAGCATAAACTTGCGCATGCGCTATAAGAATGCATGCACATAGGCCATTTGTAGTCCAGTAGTGGTAAAACGTGTCTGACTAGCGGATATCAAcatggattattattttttaacagtaTCGATTCAGAATCATTTCAAAGTTAATGATAATGCATCGAAAAAAACGGTTATTTTTCCCACCTCtaatagaaaaacagacataTAGATAgaatacaaacattaaaaatgttgtttaccTGTAAAGATGTGCCCATGATGATCAGCAGGTCTGCTTTGGGGAAGTCTTTTGTGTGGAGGAAATACTTCTGAGGAAGGTCCTccccaaaaaacacaacatcaggCTTGACTGTTGCAGCGCAGAAAGTGCATATGGGAACACTGTCGTTCATTATGGCATGCTGTGAGAGAAGAGCAGGAACTATTACTCTGGCATCAAGTGCAGGAAACTACTGGTCATGTTTGGTTTATGGCCACAGAGGTGGACGCACCTTCGCCTCCTCAGGAGGGTACGGAGTGTAGCACAAGTGACAGGAAGCTGTGGCAAAACTACCATGAGCTTCCACAAGTTTGTCGTCTGGGATGCCACACACTGTGAAGAGGGTTATTAAATATGACTTTCATTTAAagatgttgttttctgtttatgttaAAACCTCACTCACCTTTCTCTAGTCCGTCAATGTTCTGCGTGTACATTCGGAGCAGCAGGTTTTTGTGATGAAGCATGCGGATGAAGTAGTGTATGTAGTTGGGTCGGTGGCTGCCGGGATACAGAGCCTTGGCCAGTGAGAAGAAAGGCTGCGGGTCGTTGGTGAAATAGTCTATATTGAAAATGGCTTCTGGGTAAGGGATGTTGTACTTCTCCAAGTTTGCATAAAGACCTGTTCCTGGAGTCCTGGAAAAATAGTGTAcaaaaaatattgatatatgACATGTACCTTACATTTAAGAAGTGTCTCACTCGTAAATAAGGGTTTGAAGACACACTTCAAGCCAACGAAACTAGGCCCCATCTGTTCCTGGATGTTCTCTAGATCCACTACACAGGTTTAGACTAAAGCGCcatgaaaatgtaaaaggaCTCATGATAGCAGAAGAACACAGTAAAAAGAATAATGTAGAGAGATGAAACCCACAGACACCAACCTGAAGTCTGGGATGCCACTGGCTGTGCTGATTCCTGCTCCAGCCACCACCAACACGTTCTTACAGCGTCCGTGTTTCAGCAGTCGAGCCACAGAGGCCAGACCGCCTCGGGATGACAACTTAGCAGCAGCTGTAGCTGATCTAGACCCAGAGGACTGACCAGCCTTTATAGGGTCACTTCCACCTCTGGACATCTTTCCTTTACTGGACAGCAGGGACAGAAAAGATGCATAAAAACACCTCTCAgatattttacttattttctttGAATAACCTGATCCCACATGGAAATATACCCAACATGATaagataaacaacaaaaagattTCAAATGAATTTAGCAGCATGTATCCAATCTTCTACAGGTCTGTAACATGACCTGGGCTGTGCAGCTGAAGATCATACATGtccttgcatttttttttttttttttttttttttaaataggtgTAAATAAATGAAGTTAAAGAACAAAGTTGTTGTAATGTGTCCTCACCTTGTGGGTAAAATGTTCTGTGCACTCACACTCATCTGGCTGAGGTCTTGGGCCAGAGCTGAGTCCGCTTGCTTCTTCCGTTGTTTTCCATACGGGCCCTGCCCAGAGTCCTGGGGCTCTGCAGGGTTGTTGAGCCTGGTCTGGGAGCTGGAGCTGCGGGTTATCCTGGTGACTGGATGCTGGGGGACTTTTTTATCCcagctggacctggacctgTTCATCTCAACACCTGTtaacagcaagaaaaaaaaaaatcaaatccatcagttttaataaataaataatcatttagCTAATTAAACATGAATTGTTATGTTTCAATGCACTAATTAGACCTTTACTTGTTTCTATtgattaagtttgtttttttaatttctgaatGCCATACTTAAAAAGCTGTTACACTGAAATCAATGCAGCATCCTTTTGTCTTCACTCTCTTTGCACAGGGCGaagctgaaatgttttaaaactgtCAACTGTTGAACAAAAGATAATGGCTGCAATATATTTAGAAACCCCCCACCCCTGCTCCTCAGCAGCTATGCTAATACAGTCCACAGCTGTGGCAGCTTTACTGTTCAGGGAAAACGGAGGGTAGAGCTGAGGGTGGCAGAGGTGAAAGAGAACCGTAGATTGACTGTGTGTCAACAAACCCAGctgggagagaaaagaggatgCCCCCTGACAGCTCCCGCAAAAGAGgtgcgtacgtgtgtgtgtgtgggggggggggggggtaaatgATACAGAGGCGGGATTCAATAAAGAGGGAACAGAGGagtagaagaagaggagagagggggcTTATTTTCCCAAAGCTATTCTGGGCCTTCAAACAACTTCCATTAGGAATTAGTGCGAGTGATCAGGGTGAGGCAGCGCACAAGCAAACAAAAGAGCTACAACCCATAAAACCTGAAGGCTTCAGAGGGCAGCAGGGAGATAAGACCAGCTTTTTGCAGCAGCACCTTATCGCCCTCCGGAGGAGACGGATCACTGCAGGTTTaaagagcagcagcattttggCATTGAAAACATGGAACGATATAGCCTCGCTTTAattgtacatttacatttaaagataaattattatCGACAAGATGAAGACATATGGAAAGTTGGCTTCTATGAGCTTAATCTGTGGAAAATTCTCTGAACCTTCCTGAAAATCCCAGTCTCCAAACGTCTTTCATTGTAGGCACTCAATCTTCTTTCACTTTGCCTCCTTAAAAGGCAGAAACACCCACATtgctatttttttccttctcctgcaCATcctaaaaactattaaaaacagcaggagggTGAGGGTCTCTGCTTTTGTCTGGGCTCCTGTCAAAAAGACACTGCTGAGTACAGGCAATAAATCACCAGCCTAGTTATTAAGGTCTCACACAGATGGTGCAGTGCAACAGACCCCGCTCTAAGAGTGCAATCATACGTAAAACAGAGAAATCCCACACATTGGCTGTACTTCTCCTTTGATATTATGAACCGACTAAATTAAACTAAGCTCTGAACTTAATTAATTTAGCTGAAATTGTCTCATAGAGATgtgg contains:
- the LOC113132980 gene encoding NAD-dependent protein deacetylase sirtuin-3 — translated: MNRSRSSWDKKVPQHPVTRITRSSSSQTRLNNPAEPQDSGQGPYGKQRKKQADSALAQDLSQMSVSAQNILPTSKGKMSRGGSDPIKAGQSSGSRSATAAAKLSSRGGLASVARLLKHGRCKNVLVVAGAGISTASGIPDFRTPGTGLYANLEKYNIPYPEAIFNIDYFTNDPQPFFSLAKALYPGSHRPNYIHYFIRMLHHKNLLLRMYTQNIDGLEKVCGIPDDKLVEAHGSFATASCHLCYTPYPPEEAKHAIMNDSVPICTFCAATVKPDVVFFGEDLPQKYFLHTKDFPKADLLIIMGTSLQIEPFASLVNTVHSTVPRLLLNRHAVGPFEKVPLRRGDHMELGDLEDTVRRFAEMLGWNDEIEELMRSQETGNIPTLISSLPSVSGQILCQGRGASEPQGMMAISRSRPEAPRGSSSEETDSETDSKSSASSSLSN